The Pelodiscus sinensis isolate JC-2024 chromosome 24, ASM4963464v1, whole genome shotgun sequence genomic interval GTGGaacagtgtggtctagtgggtaGATCAGAAGACCAGGATTCTAGTACCTGCTGTGGGAGCCACATAGTATCTCAGGGTCACAATTTCTCTCTTCGGTACTCAACAAAGCTATGATCTCCCTGGCGGGCTTGAAGCCTGCCGTTTCACCTCTGTGTCTTGACTTTTGCTTCTGTATGGCATGGGAGTGAAATtggcagatgggggggagggggcttaaaAATCCATGCTCTGGATGAAGGATGCTGTGTAAATGCAAAAGGTGCAATTAAGATATGACCAGGAGAGGTGCTATCCCCTGATGTCACCCCTCTGCCTGTCCTGGCTGAGGATCCGCCCTAAGCTGGTGGATAATTGGCAGCCGTACTATATTCTGGAGTGTTTTGGAACGCTGACCAAAAACTCACGGAAATCAAAGGACACGCCCTCCCAACAGCGCTGCTGCTTATCAGAGAGTGACATCTGCTGGTAAAGTAACAAACCGACGATGAGGTTGCAGTTGGGAGAGAATTGACCCCAGTGCTATATCTAAGTGTATCACAAAATGGCTCAATACAGACATAACCAGCCCGAGCAAGACACTGGGCACTGGTGGGCGAGTACTTCGTGCCCTCCGCACATAAGAGCGGcctcactgggtcagaccaaaggtccattgagcctagtgtcctgtcttccgaccttggccaatgccagatgccccagagggactgaacagaacagggcaacatcacatgatccctcccatcacccattcccaacttctgacagagggacaccctccctgcctatcctggccaatagccattgatggacctatccttcctgaatttatctagtcaTGCATTCTAGTCCCCTGTCACCTGTtcctagcctctgacagaggaTAGGACACTGtctccacccatcctggctaatagccagtgatggacatatcctccatgaatttatctaggttgtttttttttttttaaatcctgttaaagttttggtcttcacaacatcctctagcaaggagttccgcaggttgatggttcgttgcatgaagaaatacttcctcgtgttgattttaaacttgctacctatcaatatcatttggtgacccctcattcCTGTGTTacaggaaggagtaaataacttttatttactttctccacacccgtcatgattttatagacctctatcatatccctctagTCACtcgttttccaagctgaaaaatcccagcctTACTAATCTCCCCTCCTATGACAGCTGTTCCGTACACCTAATCATTGTTGTAATCTGGAAACTTGACTGCCCTGTAGTTTGTTTGTATGTCTCAAGCAGGGAGAGATTTAGAGAAGCAGGCCTGGGATTGGATCGTACTCGGACGAGAGTTCACTGAGGGAAAAGCTGGGGGTTGCAGACAGCAGCAGTGGAGGTCCAGTGGCTCCCTCTTTATACAGAGCCAATGGCCCAGCGTGGTGTTAAGGGACACGGACTGGACCAGAATTTGTGGCATTCCTCCCCTGCCAGGCCCATGTGCCAAGGCCAGCACAGGGTAGCTCTGTATGCCACTGGAGAAGTGCAAAGAGACCAGAGCCGGGACCAGATTCAGTGGGTATGGAGGACCTGGTTACTTGGGGTCATTCAAAGAGCCATTGGCAGTTTCCCCAATTTCAGGTTCGTTAGCTGCTGAATCCTGGCCCAAATTCGAATGCTATTCTGCCTCCCTAAAACTGCCCCAGGCACTTCACTTAGATGCTGTTTTTTGGTTCCTGGCCGTGGGGCAGCTTTGCTGTGTGCCGTTAAACAGCTGCTGTGTtctaccccagaggtggctgcattttaatGATGGGTGAAGTAAATTCCACAGCTGCAGGACCTAACTGGACTGGGTCACCCTGGCTCAGAGCTCACACAACGTAGGCGCAATGATGAAAAGTCTGAATTAAAGGGCGCGACTACACTGCAGCGCTTCattcgaaataagcgacgcaaattgagctacgtcaattgcgtatctgattccgaaatagcttctttcgaaaggagGAACCTCTAGGCAGCACTtctttcgaaacagagcactcctcccctcacttcccttactcctcgtacaatgagggttacaggagtctgagtaagaaatcctccagcttgacagtattttgacactattgtGAAATATCTGcccgctgtgtagacgcggactaagttctttcagaacagcgctagttattgcaaaatagtgttaccgtgtagacataccctaagactctcaactttcattttaaacaaacaaaataagtGTTTGGCCCTTGTATTTGCTAAGAGAACCTTGAAAATGCAAacagagcagggctgcctgcctgtgtctGCAGAGAGTCTGCAACAGTAGCCCAACGGTGTGGCTCGCCGTTATCCCTTTGAGGGGTGTTAACACTGGTGCCCAGGGAAGCTCTTCACATTGTAATTAGGCACAAGGAAGAAGAGCAATGGCTGTGTGGACTTCAGAATACTGCACGTAATATTTCACGATATGCCACACGTGCGACCAAAAATGAGACTCCAAGTGGGTGGAGCTTGGTTGTAGGCGGAGCATGAGCGTATCCtccattctcccctccctcccccaatgcaGCGTGTGTATCTTTAGATCATGGAGCACTTTGGAATGAAAGGAGCGAAGGGGTGGCGCACAAGATATAATTATCTTCACCTGTTGTGCGCCAACTAGGGAAATAAGAGACAGATGACAGGAAATGAGGACTTCAAAAATAGACACCTTTAATGTCAAACGGTCATGGATCAACGCTGCCAGTGTACAAGAACCGGAGAAACTCTTCTAGTAGTCACCACGCGGGGGATGGTGTGTAACGCATTCTCTTTACGATAGCTGTAACTTTGCTCAAGAGCCAGGAAAAAGCAAGATTAAACAAATCAAATATGGCTGGAAACGGAAGCCATCAAAATGAACCTTGTTTTTATTGTTTCaaaagccccccctcccccgcattttaatttttcttaattAGCAAAGTTTGCAACTCCTACTAGATTCCTCCAATGACAGCTCTTTTCTACAAATGCCAGCTCGTCCTGCTGAACTGTGAGAGGCATCAAAGAATTACAACGTATTTTAGCAGACGAATCCCCTCTTTTTCGTCTTTGTATATGGAAAATATTTGTGAACATATAGAACTCTATCCACGTCTCTTAAAACCTCAAATATATTAACCATTTACCGTCAGCGTCACAGCGATATTTATGTACATTCCTTAATATTTTACCTAGTCACTGGCACAATCTGTTAGCTTTGGCCATCGTGTCTTCTGGGGTTTATGACGTTACTAATCTTTCTCTTGACATCAAGCCAGTGTTCTTGGTTGGGTCTTCATGGGGCTATGGGAGTCGGAACAACTACTAAGCGTGGGCTACAAAAAGGGGGAAATTAGAGGAGTCTCAACAAGACATTATAGAGAAAAGGCCAACCCAGGTCCTAAGTCTGGGACTTGCTAGCTATCTTCAGTCCGAGACTGGTGCCAAAAAGAATAAAGAAACCTGCAATGCTTTGATGACTGTTTTAAAGGGAAACTTAGGAAATTTGACACTTTTGCAGACACAAGGGCTACAAGTCAGCATTACAGCAATAGTCTAAACAAGGAGGATACAGTAGAAAATAGTTGTCCCTAGCCCAAGTAGTTCAAAGGATCCAAACTTTGAGCAAGACCTGGTTACCCTTTGGCTACTTTTTCTTCGTTTCAATGCCGTTTCGGCAGCAGCTTTCCCCAGAACGTCTGGCGCTACAAACCAACACGTTTTGCCGTCCAAAAGCTTGGAATCCGGGTGACAGCTCATTCATTTCTGACTCTGGCAGGTTCCTGAGCAAGTGTCTACTACAACCATGCTGGAACTCAAGTGGAGAAAACCCAAGCAGGTAATTTACAAGGACCCCTACCTTGTGGGGCCACGACTCGCTTCGCACAAGACTGGCAGAAACTCAGAAAAATCAGGTGTCGTTCAGGCGCATGATCAGAAGTAACGAAAATAGAAGTTAAGTCCCCACATGGGTTTTTCCTCCCCTATGTGACAGCAGCTTCCCCACGTTTATTaagtgagggggggaaaaaaagtatcaGAATCCATGGTGGGAAAATTCCACTAACATTCGGGAGCAGAACAAAACTCAACTACTCAAGCACGCTGAGGACTGGAAAACGTGAGCTGCTATTTCCCAGCCTTTCCTTGAAGACCTGGGCCTTCTGCCAGTTTGGTTCCATTTCGTTCCAACTCCTGCAATGCTGGATCCTAGGTGCAAGCACCCTTTCCTTTCATGGGATGTctacccctcctcaccccccagtgTGTATGCCCCAGAGCAGCTATAGGTTCTTGGGTCAGTGACGTTCTTCCTGTCATCCGCTCGGGCCCTTTGTGTTACCTGCTAGACAAGAGCGTTAACAGAGCAACTGAACAGCCAAGAGGTTAGCGGTGATGACGACGACAAGGAGGAAGGGTAGGGAGAGGAGATGGCAGCCTGCCCCAGTCTGGAAGATGTGCAATTTCTCAGCATCTGGGTGGAACATTTTTGCGTCCTCCAGAGCTCCGTGGGCTGCCAGGGTGAAATTGGCATCCCCTGAGGTTACCACATCGAAGACACAGGACTGGAAGTAGACGTCCTCCACTGGCAGCTTCTCCTTGCACAGCATGCGAGCCACTTCCGCGGCCATCCCACCGCGGCGACCCTCGCTGCGGGAgaggcgctggctgggcgggcagccGCCCACACAGAGCTGCAGGTCCTGCTCGTCGGTGAAGGCCCGCGCGATCTCCTCGGCTGCCCGGATGGAGAACGACAGCTGCCGGCCTGCCTGGCGCACGGCGATGGTGGTGCCGATGTAGGCGGCCCGGATCTCCACGTGCTGCCCGGACATGCGCTCCCGGATGGTCAAACTGCTGccccctggcctctccccaccgTTCACCGAGCCGTCCTCGAAGGCAGCCGGCAGGTTGTCTATTTCGGCCTGGTAGACCTTCTGGTCGATGCATTGCTTCATGTTCTTAAAGATGATCGTGAGCTGCAGGGGGAAAAGAAAGCAGCACGTGTGTTAGAGGCCCTAACGCAGTGGTGGGCAACTGGCGGGCTGCATGcgacccactggggttccacttgTGGCACATGTACCCcctgtctgctcccctcctcccacgtGCCTCTGGGGCCCTGAATTtccaactcctcccccaccctcgtgGCACTTTCggagcaccatgaatctgctgatttgcCTTCCTTCCCCGCTCCtttttccctcccagagctggaatgccgcGAATCAGTCAGAAGTGTGGGGTTCCAGTACCCCAGAGTgtgagaggtgtggggggggggggtagaggtgtggcagggggtggggtggggtgggccacaggctgcccatcTCTTGGCTCACTGAGACGAAGAGAGCCACCCCTGTAGCCCACGCACTAGTCTTGCTGCATTGCTACCCTAGGGTCTAGTGCAGGAGTGTCCCCCTCTGGGTAACCGGGACGTCTGTCACAAGGTCACAGCCACCCTGCCCTTCCCCTAGCGATAGATGGGAGGCAGATCCAAGTTCGGAGCAGACCCCCAGCGTATAGAGTGCTGGGCTGAGACTCAGGCCTCTTGGGTTTTGTTCGGAGTTCTGCCCCTCCCTGGCTGCCGGACCCTAGGCAAACTGCTTCTCCTCCTGCCCAGGGTGTCTCTGCTCAGACTATGAGCCCTTTGGAGGAGTGGGCACCTCTGTGCAGTGCCCACCCCAGTgtggccctgccctggctggcactGAAATAAGATCTGGAAACTGACCACCTACCATGCAGCCCCTCATCCTTGGGACTCTGCAGCAGGTTGTTGCACCCCTAAGGACAGAGGGTTTCCACTATGCCAGGCTGGGCCCACACCTGGAGCATGGCACAGGGCAGCGTGGCTCCCAGTGCAGGACTCGAACCCACACACTCAGGTGTTGGAGGCTGATGCCTTACCCAAAAGGCCACTTGGACTCCTTCCCATCTCCCTTCTTTCAGCTGGTCCCTCAGCCTTGCTATCTCCAGCAGATGCCAGCCGTGGGAAAACTGGTGGGGGATGCCCTGCTGCTTCCAGGGTGGAATTGGGTTGGGACTgtacagcccccctgccctctccccggtCACCTGACCATCGCTGGATGGATGGTCTCTCAACCAAGGCATCACTTCCATTGCTAATTACAtcgaatcctagaacactagaactggaagggacctcgagaggtcatcaaggccagtcccctgtcctcacggcaggaccaagcaccatctagatccaagtttcttaaaaagtttaaaactgaggaacaccaaacaatttttctttaaatggggaacaccaaggatttttttgttgaggaaagaaacaaaacaaaacacaaccacCCAGGGGAAAGGGTGTTTTgttaagcacaaaaaaaaaaaagcttgtccctttaagggcagccattttgaattctgttctctccgcaTAACatactttaagaaacactgataatTCTGGAttattcctgacagatgtctgtctgtccaacctgctcttaaatatctccagggatggagattccacaacccctgtaggcaatttatttctgCCTGACAGGtaataagcttttgctaatgtccaaactcaacctcccttgctgcaatttaagcccagtgcttcttACCCTAGCctccgaggccaaggagaacaatttctcttccttctccttgtaaGGAACACAGCCTTAACGCAGCCCTGAACCCCTGTGCCTGCTATTTGGGGCTGCCGGCCGGGCCCTATGCTACGTCCCATGAGGAAAGCACTTCATGTGGTTTTTCCTAACTTCTCGGGATGCCATATAAGCAGCTGGGCCTTACGGAGCAGAGGCCAGCACCCAGTGATCAACCAGGGACGGACGGAGTGCATGGGCCGCAGTGCGAGATCCGCTCCTCTAATCGATCCCGCCCTCTGCCCGGCAGCCACCGGAGAGCACTTCTGCCACTGTTTAGGTTTGTTTCCGTCCTGCTCTCACCACGAATGCAATGGCAGCCACCCAACGCCCGGGGAACCCTGCCTGGCAGCCGCAGGCCGTGGTGTTACCTTGCCGGTGGCAGTCGCGTTGGAACCTTTGGCCACCGGGTAGCTAGTGGCTTGCACAAACAAGTAGTTATTGTCCAGCAGAGGCCAGGCGCCCTCCACCCGGCAGGTGTGGAACTCATCGTGGAAGGTGCGGACGTGGGGGTCCCCAAAAGCCGCGCAGTGCTGGTAGACGGGAAGCTGGCCGTGCTTGTAGAGAAAACTCTTCTCGTAGTCGCACATGTCCAGCGACTCAATCCCCTGGTGGCTGGGCACCACGGGCCGGGGCGGCGCGGTGGGGCCTTCCTTGGAGCAGTTGTGCTGAATCATGAGGTCCTCAATGCCGTGGACGGCCGAGTGGTAGACCAGGTTCCCCCGGCAGGTCCGGGATGTCTTGCGGGTGCAGCGGGAGTAGGAGCGGAGGGCGTTGCAGTAAGCCGCATCCTTGCTGGAGCCGCGCAGCGGGAGGGTGGCGGCCACGTAGTCCGAATTGCATCGCAGGATCTTGCACTGACAGCAAGCTGCAGGGGGGAGACGGGCCGCCGGGTCACGTCATTCTCCCCGTGCGGTGGAAAGGGGTAACCCAGGCGGCCTTCGAGCCGGGGACAAATTGCAGACCTCCTTCAAGTCTGTGGCGGGGCCAAGCGTCCTCTTGGGGAGCCATTTGTAATGACAGTGGCCAGCAATAGAGGGACGTTCCTtccacccttcctcccacccaagGCACATGGCAGGCCAGAGGTAAGGGTCTTTTTCCACTTACACCGCTGCTGCAGTACACAGAGCTTGGCTACGTTTAACTTTCTCATTCAGGGGAGTGAcacattccccccgccccctgcacaccgagtacagcaagttacagcgctgCAAAGCACCAGTGCGAACAGGCGCCCAGGATCGGGAACCGCACTCCCAGCGCTCTCCCAACGCTCCTGCGGGGACCACATTTTGTACTGCAGCGCTTACAGCGCacggtggcagccagctccccgggagccaaTGGGCACTGGAAGCCAGCTTTGAAACCTGCTCCCAGCCCTACTCCTAGGGAGCTGGCAGCTCTTTCATGTTGCAGGCTGCGGtagccagctccctggaagcaggcctgggagccagcctGTAACCGCTATGGTAACTGATAAGCACGAGCTTACTGGTTAGCCCTTTAAATGGTCATGCTATCACATCCCCAGTGAAAACACGACCGACCCCTGTAGGAGAGCATGTCCCTTCAGCGGAGGCAGTCCCCCTCCCCAAGAGGTGGTAACCATGTCAACGGGAGAAGCCTACCCATCCATGGAGCACCGTCTACACCAGGGGTGAGGTTGGTATAACCATGATGCTGAGGGGGGTGGCTTTTCTGTAGTTACACTGACATAGTGTGTCGGGTAGACCAGTGCTCCTTggaagctgggcgcttgtgcagccgctcaggagaggttcagatgccgcccagctgattagcagagttgcCTACAGCTTGGcttttggtggtgcacattcacacgcgCCTCGGTGCACATGAAatattattctgcacgtggatggacaagcttagagggaacattggtttaGACCAGGTGTGGGGCTTGCCTGGATTCAACCTCCAAGGCTCAGAGCCCCTGCCCttagcactggtgctccagccctcctgcagggctggtgcacacaaaatctactaggctgggccccgcTAGGTTCTGGTGAGTTCGGGTTATGTGGAGAGGGtcttccttctcagttgggggctacgCCAGTGAAGGGGAAGGTTGTTTCTCACTTGTCTGAGGCCCCTGActgctttttctgtgggtcagcaggaaAAGGCGTTAGcaatccagcagggggcagtctcTGCTGGGTCCGCATGGCGTCAGCACAGTGCTACAGTGAGTCTCGCCTTCTCCTGCGGACCTTGTGCAATACACAATGTCCTCCTGGACCTGGCGTTTCCCCAAAGCTACGAGCTCGCACAAAGGAATGGAAACTGGGCATTGCAGAATAAGCTTAGATCTCAAGCGTGTCCCaaaagcagagagggaggggctgggtaaAGGATGGCCGGAGCAGGTGTCACGGCTAgattctcaggctacgtctacactacagcgtttttgcagaaaaatggcagtttttctggaCATAGCCCTAGTCTTCCAAGAGCTCAGCAAGCAGTGGACGTGTGGGTAATATTGCtccacaatattgacctcccagggTCAGCTCACCCCTCTAGTGTAgccacccaccccccttcctcggGCAGGTGCACGCTGCTTGGATTCCCAGTGGAATGCCTGCTGCCAGCGTGCAGCTGACCCTCCGGCATCTCGGCCAGTTCATCTCCTTACCGTGCctgcagaagaggaggaggaagagcgcTCGGAGGAGGAAGCAAGTGTTTTCCAGTTGCTGTGGGCTCGTATTGCAGGCGGACTTCCCCATTCCAATCCATCCAGAGCTTATGGGGATCGGGCCCCTCCctgtttcttcttttctttcacCAACTCCCCTGGAAGCAAAGCAGAGAGAGGGATCTAGGCTAAATACACTACCGTGAGCTGCGGGATGGAATGTCTCGGTGCACTGAGTGTCAAGCTCAAATCCCTAGAGCCACAGGTTCAAAACCCACCAGGGTCAGTCTCCTTTCTTCATCTTTCCCACGGAGAGGGACCTGCCCACGGGTGACTTTATCCAGCTCCTTTTTAGAGCTTAATAACAAGACCCGGTCTGCGGTATGTGAATATTAGTGACCCTACAGCCCATGATAGGGGATTCACCTGGGTACAAAAtaccttcctccccagccccactgttcTATGCACTATGTTCTCTGTCCATGCTGGTAGGGCGTTtgacacggtctcgcatgatcttcttaccaataaactaggcaaaaccaacttacatggggctactatagggctacgtctagactggcatgattttccgcaaatgcttttaatggaaaagttttttccgtgccaatctaggtgcggttttgcacaagaaagccccgatcaccattattgccatcggggcttttttgcgcaaaacagttttcagctgtctacaccggccctttgcgcaaaagtatttccagaaaagggcttttgcccgaatgggaacgtcaaagcatttgctcaagaagcactgatttcagacagtagaacgtcagtgcttttgtgcaaaatcaagcggccagtgtagacagctggcaagtttttgcgcaaaagcagccgcatttgcggaaaaacttgccagtctagatgcagcctatgtgtAAATAAaggctattttattttttttaaaggttcacGCATTTAATATTGACTGGCCCATCTGCCTTTGGGAGTTTTAACTTCCCCCTCCTGGGAGCAGTCCATGTTGGTAGAGTTTGCAAATTGCTGAAAATGAAATAAGTTTCTGTGAAGGGAAGAGGATTTAGGGTTACAACTGCTAAACGAAGAGCTAAACAAGGGTGCTGGATGGACCACAGCCGTGCCTAGAACATTTCTCTCCCCCCATTTGGCCATCCTGGGTATTGGCTGCCAGGAAAAATAAAGTTAGATTAATAGCTGGGGGGCAGATGGTTTGAATCTGGCCCaagtcaaaaataaaacaaactgttAACAACATACGTGCTGTCCTTCTGGCCAACACCTGCCCTAGAACAAGGACTATCTGAGGCTACTGCAGCAGAGATGGGAGCTACAGTCCCTCCGGGTCTGGAGCACGTCTATACCCAGCGTTAGATTTCCGTAGGCTTATGCCTACAGGTTCTGAAAGTCTGCTCTACGGAGGTTTTTATCCCATGCTCACCATTGTTGTTTCTGTGCATCTTCCGGTAGcacactaagggcacgtctatactatGCGGAAGATCAACGTTGCCAcggtcgatcttccggggttcgatttatcaggtctagtgaagagatgctaaattgaactcagagcaccttccccctgcccgccccctcccctgccaccagtactgcttctcatgaggagtaagggaaggtgtcAGGagagtttgctcccattggcctcttgcagtgtggacagcaatTTAAGATAAGTCGACCCCAGCTATGCAGTTAAAGGAGCTGGAGTTGCGGATCTTAGGTCCACAAGGCCTCAGTGACATGACTACATGCCAGCCCGATGGTGTTTGTTCTCTCGTCCTCCCCATGGAGAGAGAAGCCTTTACAGTGATGTCTTACTCTGGCATGGCTTTTAACTGGGTAAATCCAGCCTTGTAGCGGTGGTTGTATCTGAGAAGGCCAGAGCCAAGAGATGTGCTTCAAATGTGGAGTCTCAGGCTATTCCCGGAGAAGGGGTCGGTCTCCAGTCTGGGACACCTGTGGATTGATTCTTGTCCATTTCTGGTTGTTATGGGGTACCTGGAGCTGTCTGTGGAAGTCCTCATCACTTTGAGTGTAGACGGTGGCTGACATCCAGCGATCCCCCAAGCGCTTTCTACAGAGATAGGCAGGGTTATCTGCTTTACAAATGGTGggacactgggggtgtgtctaaactacatggctccatcgatggagccatgtagattaggctgatcggcaaagggaaatgaagccgcgatttaaataatcgtggcttcatttaaatccgCAAGTGGCTGGTTGCTTTCTCTTTCTCGgccagggtacatctaaactacatggctccgttgacggagccatgtagattaggctgatcggcaaagggaaatgaagccgcgatttaaataatcacggcttcatttaaatttaaatggctgccacgctgagccgacaaactgctgatcagctgtttgtcagctcagcgcactagtctggatgctcccacgccgacctgaaagcccttcatcgacctccccgttatgcctcataggatgaggtttactggggaggtcgataaagggctttcatgtcggcagggaagtgtccagactagcgcgctgagccgacgatcagctgtttgttggctcagcgcagcagccatttaaatttaaatgaagccgcgattatttaaattgcggcttcatttccctttgccgaacaaacaaatctacatggctccgtcgacagagccacaTGCTTTAGATGTACTCTGGCAGAGAAAGAGAAAGCAACCAGCCACTTGCGGAGTCAGGAATACAGACTCCGGCTCTCCTGAGTCCTGGCATGGCTTGCTAGCCGCTCCCAATTTGCTCCTGGAGGGCCACAGACCACGCGCCGCATGCAAGCACAGCAGCAGTTTCCTCCAGAAACCATGTGGTGAAATCTACCTACGCTGATCataagagccaccaggctgggccagaccaaaggtccatctagcccagagctGGCCTTGCcatgaggggaactgaggcagctgcctcaggtgccagactggggggggaaCGCcataggacccagagtgtagaaaattgtgcccGCTGCTGTTAGTTCTCCTTTGTTGGGGTACGTAGCAGAGCAGTCCCGTGAGAGcagaagaacaggaagaaggcagaagtgagacctttcaaagttttggcccaagtgaaggggcatgggggcgtcatttgagctccccgcctcacatgccaaaatgttgtgggctggccctgattTAGCCCAGcctcctgtctgccgacagtggccaatgccaggcgccccgggggaatgaacaaaacagggaatcatcgaatgatccctcccctgtcacctgttacaaagcttctggcaaacagaggtagggacaccttccctgcctgtcctgacgACCATGCTGCCGACGGACTTGGATCCCGAGCAGGAAGGTAGCAGGTGGGAGAGGCGGCAGTCAAGTGCCTTCCAGtacaaacataagaacggccgtactgggtcagaccaaaggtccatctagcccagtagcctgtctgccgacagtggccagcaccagatgccccagagaggattgaccgaagacaatgatcaagcgatttgtctcctgccatccctctccggcctctgacaaacagaggccggggcaccatttctatcccctggctaatagccttgtatggacctaacctccatgaaattatctggcTTCTctataaactctgttatagtcctagccttcacagcctcctcaggcaaggagttccacaggttgactatgcgctgtgtgaagaagaactttcttttattagtttaaaacctgctacccattaatttcatttggtgtcctctagttcttctattctgggaactaataaataacttttctttacttGCTCCAGCCAGTACCTGTCACAGCTCTAAGGA includes:
- the HJV gene encoding hemojuvelin isoform X1 — its product is MRTSTDSSRGVGERKEETGRGPIPISSGWIGMGKSACNTSPQQLENTCFLLRALFLLLFCRHACCQCKILRCNSDYVAATLPLRGSSKDAAYCNALRSYSRCTRKTSRTCRGNLVYHSAVHGIEDLMIQHNCSKEGPTAPPRPVVPSHQGIESLDMCDYEKSFLYKHGQLPVYQHCAAFGDPHVRTFHDEFHTCRVEGAWPLLDNNYLFVQATSYPVAKGSNATATGKLTIIFKNMKQCIDQKVYQAEIDNLPAAFEDGSVNGGERPGGSSLTIRERMSGQHVEIRAAYIGTTIAVRQAGRQLSFSIRAAEEIARAFTDEQDLQLCVGGCPPSQRLSRSEGRRGGMAAEVARMLCKEKLPVEDVYFQSCVFDVVTSGDANFTLAAHGALEDAKMFHPDAEKLHIFQTGAGCHLLSLPFLLVVVITANLLAVQLLC
- the HJV gene encoding hemojuvelin isoform X3, with the protein product MGKSACNTSPQQLENTCFLLRALFLLLFCRHACCQCKILRCNSDYVAATLPLRGSSKDAAYCNALRSYSRCTRKTSRTCRGNLVYHSAVHGIEDLMIQHNCSKEGPTAPPRPVVPSHQGIESLDMCDYEKSFLYKHGQLPVYQHCAAFGDPHVRTFHDEFHTCRVEGAWPLLDNNYLFVQATSYPVAKGSNATATGKLTIIFKNMKQCIDQKVYQAEIDNLPAAFEDGSVNGGERPGGSSLTIRERMSGQHVEIRAAYIGTTIAVRQAGRQLSFSIRAAEEIARAFTDEQDLQLCVGGCPPSQRLSRSEGRRGGMAAEVARMLCKEKLPVEDVYFQSCVFDVVTSGDANFTLAAHGALEDAKMFHPDAEKLHIFQTGAGCHLLSLPFLLVVVITANLLAVQLLC
- the HJV gene encoding hemojuvelin isoform X2; this encodes MPEGVGERKEETGRGPIPISSGWIGMGKSACNTSPQQLENTCFLLRALFLLLFCRHACCQCKILRCNSDYVAATLPLRGSSKDAAYCNALRSYSRCTRKTSRTCRGNLVYHSAVHGIEDLMIQHNCSKEGPTAPPRPVVPSHQGIESLDMCDYEKSFLYKHGQLPVYQHCAAFGDPHVRTFHDEFHTCRVEGAWPLLDNNYLFVQATSYPVAKGSNATATGKLTIIFKNMKQCIDQKVYQAEIDNLPAAFEDGSVNGGERPGGSSLTIRERMSGQHVEIRAAYIGTTIAVRQAGRQLSFSIRAAEEIARAFTDEQDLQLCVGGCPPSQRLSRSEGRRGGMAAEVARMLCKEKLPVEDVYFQSCVFDVVTSGDANFTLAAHGALEDAKMFHPDAEKLHIFQTGAGCHLLSLPFLLVVVITANLLAVQLLC